The Eleginops maclovinus isolate JMC-PN-2008 ecotype Puerto Natales chromosome 18, JC_Emac_rtc_rv5, whole genome shotgun sequence genome segment ATGAAACATAATGCTTACTTGTGTTTGTCCCTGCAGGCATGATGATACTGTGAGGCCGCTGCATGAGGCTGCCTGGATGAAGATGATGGAGGAGGCTGCCAGTCAGCTTGAGAGAGACCATGTGCACAGTATCTATGACAAGATTGCTCCATATTTCAACGATAGCCGCTATAAAGCCTGGCCAAAGGTGCAACAGTTCCTGCTGGATCTGCAGCCAGGCAGCATCGTGGCTGACATTGGTGGGTGTCAACTCAAGCAGTGATGTATTTCTTAGCAACCCACAATACTtgatcaataatacattttttgtgcTTATTTTAAACACAGTACGTAACTGTAAAACTGGCTTCCCTAAGGAAAGGGAAGGGCGCATTTGTATAAGTTATTCTACCACTGATCATTTTCCAATCAGCCGCTAGCGTTGTAGCTCACTGTCTTGTCCTTGGCAGGCTGTGGCAATGGCAAGTATCTCCACATCAACAAGGAGGTGTTCAAGCTGGGATGCGATGTCTGTCGCCCCCTGGTGGACTTTGCCTGGAGCCAAGGACACGAGGTCCAGATGTGCGACGGCCTGCATTTGCCTTACAGAGACGGCTGCTTTGACGCTGTGCTCTCTATTGCAGGTAAAGGACCAACACATGGAGCTTTTGTGATTTCTATGACTCAGAAACAAACCACCCTATTCACACTGTGCATGAACCCTTACTGCTTTAGTCATTATTTGCCTCAAATACATGAagtcaaaaataatgacaaacatCCACACACTTGTGTTGCTTAGCAAACTGTCTGAAATAATTCATGTGTCCTTCAACAAAAGTGTGTAACAGTGAGCAAAGACAAAAGTAGACACCCACACTGTTTATTAGAGTTGTGTGCTATACACAGTTTGCagaatgttttttgttgctgGCAAGAGCTGAATGTGACTAAAaatcataattaaataaatgcctGCTCATTTTCCTACTTTATTCTGatgaattcatgtttttacaCAGTTATCCATCATTTGTCCACCAAAGAGCGTCGTATTCGAGCAATAAAGGAGATGGCTCGCACCCTGCAAGTAGGCGGACGCATTATGATCTATGTGTGGGCCATGGAGCAGAAACGTCGTAAATTCGAGAAACAAGACATCTTCGTTCCTTGGAACCCCAACCCTCATTCGCCCACTGACAGGGAGCCTGCCAAACCCAGAAGGAGGGCCACAGCTCAGAGTATGAGCGAAGCCATAGACAACACCGATAAGCACAGGAAGGTTAGAAGCACATCCTCCGTTGCAGACGAAGAAGACCTGACCTGCACCACgccacagcagagcacacagagaCTGTGGTTCTTCTCCAGGTCTCTGGATTCTGTGTTTGACTTTGGCAGCTTATCCATCTCACGGTCGTCCTCCAGAGACCTGAACACTTTATCCTCACCCACAGGTGAGAATGAGCGGAACAAGAGCAGCCAGTGGGGGAGAGGACGAGGCCTCATCAAACAGGTCTCAAGCTTCTTTTCCCCACCGTCTGTGATCGGATCAGAGGAGGACGTCTTTGACTcagtcacaaacatgcacaaaggACAAAATGCTCGGGGAAGCAACAATGACACAGAACACCAGAGTGTCTCAGTTTCTTTAGCTCAGGAGTGCGGCTCTCTTGCCCTGCCAGACCTGGTTCCTTTCCAGAAGGAGCATCTGAAGCAGTCTTCAGATGAAAGTGAAGGAGGGCTGCGGgtaaaacagcagcaggaaagCACAAAGAGTCCTCAGGTGAGCGAGGGGCGGGTGGAGGGCCCCTGTCTGAGGTACTATCACGTCTTCAGGGAGGGAGAACTGGCCGAGCTGATAGAGAAACATGTTGAAGAACTTCATGTCAAACACACCTACTTTGACCATGCCAACTGGTGTGTGGTGGCAGAGAAAGTTCAGTTGtggaaaatatgattttaacttgttttcatttgttgcaTAACTGCCTCAATTTTTAGCAATTTCACACATCATCTTGATCACATTCATGTGACTGAAAAgtgataatgtaaaaataaacaaatgtagaCATTGTTGAAGGTACACCAAACACTAAACTACTCCACTGCTGCAGAGCTAAATTTAACTGTTTGGAAATTgtgatttttgttgtatttgtttctcGTTGTCCTAGACCCAACCGTATCTAGCATTACAAAAGTTTACATGGCCTCACTAATGGTTTTGCAGCAGTAACGTATTGTGCTTTTCAATGCCTATTACTGTATACTTTTccacattgttttatttcttctatGAAACCAACAGGCAGTATCCAGATATCCTGGGCATTCTTTTAGAATCATATATtcgtttttttattatcaaacaACAGTGAGCATCAGTGCCACTAGTGATTTTtaacttttaactttttttgtttttgttaaaagaGCATTTCTGCAAGAGAGATGTTAAGAAATGCACTGTTTCTCTCTTTGGACTTGGATATTTTGTGAGAAGATAAATACTCTTCCAcctgctgttaaatgttttaatgcattgATTACATTagaaaaagtgtatttctttgtgtctgtttatttttacaattataCATTCCTTAAATCTAACAATGAGCTAAACTTGCAGAAGGAAAATTATTGGTAGAACTGTGTAAACTGCTCTTGCGTAAACTTTCATAACACTATCATAAGAGCCTAAAGTTGTGCAGAATATCTTCCAAGACATTTGTGCATttgcttgttgtgtttttgattcCAAGAATGTGTTGccagtatgtttgtgtgtgcttgatgtttttaaaaagttgtttaCTGTCTTGTTTGGAAGTACCAAGCTGAACTATACCACTGGCATTTTTTAGCAAATCAACTGCCTGATATACTGTGAATTAACATTGCACTGTACCACAAATATGTTGCTGCTTGATGTCAGTAAATGACATAAAAATAGGTGAAATTTAAAACGTACTATTGTACCTATAAGCCAAGGATTGTGCGCATCTGTAACAGCACAATATGTGTGAACCAACTGTGTATGTTCTGAAGTGACACTGGTACCTTGATGTCTTATGTGACCTGTTATAAATACTTTtgagttttactttattaaatacGTTTGTTCACgagtgttgttgtgttgcagtTACTTTCATAAAGCATACATGTCAAAACTTGGTACATCTTTATTCTGTGACATCCACATATAATTCAAAAACACTAGTACATAGTGAGATACAGTAAGGTGCTACTATAGAAGTAATGAGAATGTATCTTGATGAGGTAAACAGCAAGTCAAACAACTTTCTATAATCACTACTAGGTTGTCACTAGGTTGACACCCAAATCAAATATCATTAGTAGAGCTCTGAGCAGATGGTCGAACAGGAAGTTTCCAAAAGACTGTTTTCATaattcttgaaaatgtatttaccttGATAACATATTAATATACAGAGTACCAAATAATTAATTTCAAAACATAGGTACTGGCATTGGCTCTAATAGATCAAGTACTGGTGAGGCTCTGATGGTCTTCTGGATTCGGGGCATGAAGGTTTTACATTCCACAGTCCCTCCAAACCTGAAATATGAAGAACATTAATACAATATCATGTTCAATGAAGCTCTCTACATATTGTACACTGTTAGGTAAACAGTTATGTATTGGAAAGGTTAATTTAGCATCTGGTAAAGCATCTATGTTTTGTGTACCTGAGTTGCTGCTCTGTGGAGGATGGAGTGTCTGAGGGCCAGTCTGTCGATGTCTCTCGAGTATCCTCCTCCGATAACGGCAGCAATGGGAACACCTCTGCTCACGACAGTCTTCATCACGTACAGGTCTCTCTGATACAGCCCTGGGAGATACATAAGAGTCAatcaaaaaacattcagaaatcAAGTGTTGGTGGAAATCCTCAGATGTCAAATAGTCGCTAACCTTGGTCAGTGAGACGCAGCCTCCCGAGCTCATCCTCCCAGTGAGGGTCGACACCCGCGTCATACAGAACCAGGTCCGGACGAAAGGTCTCCAGCAGCAAGGGAAGGTGCGTCTCGACTGTTTAAAACATCTGACGTGAGTTAAAGGGAACAAGTGCTTCATTCATATAACTTACTACTAACTGCAATACTTTTTATTGTGAGTGGTGAgaaaactaaacacaaaatttaaatttatttttaattgatttagtGACAACACTACTTGGTTCTGAACTCTGAACAcattgcatttattattatgtgtgAGCTTGCCTGTGGAGAGGTACTCCTTGTCTTCCATCCCATCCTCCACGCTGATATCTAGGTCACTCTGTTGTTTACGGAGGGGGAAGTtcttcccacaatgcaccgagaatgtaaacacactcggctcctctttaaaaatgaaagcagTGCCGTCACCCTGTTGGACTCAAAAGATTTGAGCCGATCAAATGCAAAGACAAGTTTGGGACTTATGACATATTcgtaagagaaaaaaaaaaaaaaagaggtaagGTAACACTACCTGATGCACATCTAGATCTACAATCAGAATCTTCCTTTTGTGCGAGGAGATGCCCATCAGGTATTTGGCGGCAACTGCCAAGTCATTAAGGAGACAAAACCCTGAACCAAAGCTTGGGAAGGCGTGATGTGTTCCTCCTGCTGTGCTGCAGGCCAGACCCCTCTGCAAAGCTACCTCAGCAGCCAGAACAGTCCCACCTGTCAATAACAGAGAAGGTGTCATGTGGTGTGATCTCTAGGGGCCGTTGAGATGTTACATCGCCCAGACTTGTCTGATGTTCTTCTCACCTGTCTCATATCGACAGCGCCTCACTATGCCTTCACTCCAGGGGAAACCTGTCCTCCTCTGTTCCTGCTCATTGATTTTTCCATTTATGAAGTTGTTTAAGTACTCTTCAGTGTGCACACAGCTGAGTAGTTCTTTAGAGGCTATTTCAGGGACCCACACCTACTGGGAAGAAGGACATTTACATTAACAGGGTACtgtaagattttttttttaaagtcgtAGCAATTggtgttattattatatcaatTTCTGTTTCTTAATGATCGACCATTGGAAAACATATCACATGTCTAAATGTAGTTTTCTAACAACTGTCCAAAACCAAAATCaataaaattatatttaaaaactaaaatcctTTTGTTATGAAATGTAAATTGTCTAAAAGGTCGATTTATTTCACATAATCAATCGATCATTAGACAGCATTACAGAACTAACTCACAATGACAAATCACCACTAGTGTTTCGTAGTTGAAAATATGCCTTGCTCACCTGTTTCTCTGTAATAACCTGATCTTTGATTAAGAAGTGCAGCACGCGGGGAAACTTGCCCATAGGAAACCTGTGGTTGAGAGGGAGGTCGCACACATACTTGCTGTGATGAATGATGGGAAGTGCGCTGGACTCACGTGTTACCTGCAAGGTGCAAAGGCTCACTGTAAGGTCAGTTTGGAGGCATTGAGTTACAATTCTTTCAAATGCTTTTTGTATGATTATTAAGGACTTACTTGTTCATCATGCAAACATCTCCTTGAAGTCAAAGCTGCACCGAGCAGCCGGCCGACTTTTAAGCGAGGTCTTCGTGAAAATATTAGTTTTATGCACGTCATTTCTCTGACTGACgttaaaatatacataaataactCCCTAACATAAGTCAGGAGAGTGTTACGAAGTTTGGTGTTATGAAACTAGGCTACCAACGTGCTAAAGGTGTCATTTTTGTTGACGGATGTTTCAAAGTATTTGTCCTCTGTAATATTGCCATCTGCTGTAAGGGAGTGGAAACAACACGGTGTAATTGCTGACATGGTTTCTCACCATCTACTGACTTTAGAGTTATTTCCAGAGGCAggagaagaactcagatcttgtacttgattaaaagcagaagtaccagagtgtaggaatgctctgttacaattaaaagtcatgcattaaaaatgttattcaagtaaaagtacaaaagtattaccatccaaatatacttaaagttccaaaagtaaaagtagtcattctgcagattggtccatttcagaataatatactgtatatgacatGCTTTGATTAtgaatattgatgcattaaagtgttatcaaagctggtaaaggtgcagctagtttaaaTAACTTTGTGTTCTGCAGGGTAGCtggtgaatttactccaggtgtaactaaagtctgttttaagtgttgtttatatttcacatcattaatccaaatatgtaaagtaactaaagttattaaataaatgtagtggagtaaaagtacacaatgttcctctgaattgtagtgaagtagTAACACGTAGctaaaaattaaaatactcaagtacttcAAAACTGTTCTTAAGTACtgtttgagtaaatgtacttagttacttcccactgGTGATTACTGCAGATGTATGGCAGTTTAGGATTCCAAGACTTCCAAGAAGAcagtttactcaagtactatacttaagtaaaaattgaggtactttacttattttcacattatgttaCTTTATACTCTTACACGACTACATTTTGtaggcaaatgttgtactttttactccagtacatttACTTCACAAATTTAGTTACTATCTACTTTGCCGATTTGGATAATTCAAACGACATCTAAATGAACTAATACATTATCATATATAATTAAAGGTTAAGCCACTCATTAGTAattaaagtaattcaaatgCCCCCACTTTTAGTGCAacattgaagtgatgaacaGCAGACTTGGAATTTTGTCATTTTAGGGTCAAGGCCATTTGGCCTTTggtgtcacacatttttttagggcacaaaggccattgagggaaaaaataagatgtggagcttacaaataaatagcttcactttctgataagaaaaacacacaaatgtcatggaaaacaaatcacttttttaatatcaataatgtcaaacattttatCATATAGCCTATGCCTCCTTTTAGAGTATTACCGTATATAAATTGaaatatggatggatggatggatggagggaaaTTGAAATACTCTACTTTGAATAATTAGTGTTTGGTATGTTCTCATCTACTACTTCTCCCATTCAAAAAcccaaatcaaatcaaaaattcTATTAATAtgttacaaatatatttaatttcagagcagaagaaacagccTTCAAGGGTCAAACTCTGTACATAAATCAGTCAGCAGTGCACAGTGAAGGTCAAACATGCAACTGTATGAACAAGCAATACACTGACATgcaaacttgtgtgtgtgtgtgtgtgtgtgtgtgtgtgtgtgtgtgtgtgtgtgtgtgtgtgtgtgtgtgtgtgtgtgtgtgtgtgtgtgtgtgtgtgtgtgtgtgtgtgtgtgtgtgtgtgtgtgtgtgtgtgtgtgtgtgtgtgtgtgtgtacgagagTCTCTTTAATCTGACTCATCATCACTTGTCcaacagtggctcagtcagtaggggcttggactgggaatcgtagggtcgccggacacctccaattcccccccccccccacccattgctccctgggcgctgcacaatagctgcccagtactaggatgggttaaatgcagaggacaaatttcactgtgtgtgctctgctgtgtgcatgtatgtgactaataaagagggtttcatcttcCGATTCGATCTATCTTGAGGATGAGGTAAGTGGAGTAGGGCTAGCTTCCTGTGGGTCAGGGTTGAAGTTCAGTCTTTGCCCATATGATTGAATGTTTGGTCTCTTTCTCAAGAGGCCAGCTGCCCACCACCTTGCCACTGCCTCCTCGCTCTCGTATGCAACAGGGTCACAGCCCTTGGATTTGATTAAAAGGAGATCCTCGACGGTCGAAGTCTACAGCCTTAAGCCCCAGTCTCCTTGCATACGTTTCATTGTGGAAAACTGGTGCTCCACTTGAGATGTGGAAACAGGGAATACCAGGACGATCCTGACGAGATGTAGTAAGTTGGGGTACTTGCTTTCCTTTTCCGTCAGCATCCTCTGCCAAAGCACAAGGAAGGCCTCCCTCTTGTGGTGCCGCACAATATCATATTTGGCTTTTAACCAttccctctccacctctgccACATTGCAGCCATTACTGGTGAGAAGTGGCTCAAAATGCTCGCAAAGCTTACGCAGCTCACTGTCTCCATACTGCTGAATGGCACTGACGTTATCTTCAGCAGGCATGTTAACAGGATCGAAAACTTCAGCAGCCAGGAGCACAGGATCTGTGGAGGATGTGGAGAAACGCTGACCAATACATGCAGTGACAACTATTTCACTCCTTTGGCGATGGAAGGCCTCAGCAGATGTTGATGAGGTGCTGATCTCCACTCCCTTGTACATAAAGACACCAGTGCGGCCAGTGTTGGTGAAGGCAGTTATGACAGGGTGCAGGTAGGGGCCAGGTTGTTCCTTCTGTTTCAGCAGAGCAGCCTGGGAAGCCATGACCCTATCCTGACAGAGGAAAGGGACAGCTCATCTGACTGGAAGTCAAGGGAGAGCTCTGCCAGGTCCACCAGCAGATCCTGGTACAAGGCCATGTAAAGGACACACTTGGATGATGTTAGTTGCCTCCAGTAAGCCTTGAGCTTCTGCTTATCTGGTCCAGAATCCTCCTGCCTTTCCAGAAGGTGTGCTATGATGCACCGGTAGTTGGAGGCGAGGGAGGATAAGACCTTTTGCCTGTGGTTTATCCATCTTGTGCCCTGAGAGCGACTTGGCTTCAGGACATGCTCTTCAAGACCCTCTCCAATGGCCTTGAGCTCCTTCCATTTCTTGCTGGAAAGACGGTACAGGGAGTAGAGGTGCATGAGCAGCTCATCAATCTGAGGCGGAAAAAGCAACATAAGCAAATTCTTCCATACTGTGATGGTTTAAACAATAGTATACAAGTAGAACATGTAGCAAAACCTTACTAAACGattttctcaaaatgtattgttaattaAACATACTGTACCTGTGTGAAGTAAGAATCTTTAAAAGCACCCTTCAGGCAcagctcaagcctgtgggcgACGCAGTGCACATTGATCATTCACGAAGCGGATTCCTGCTGGAGATGGGTAAGGACACCGTTTGTCGTCCCAAAATTGACAGAAGCCCCATCAGCTGCTGTTGCAGTCAAGCAGTTACTGAGGTTAAGACGGTTCTCCTTACACTTTTCTCTAATGGCCTTCAGTATTCCTGCTGCATCACATGAATCTGGCTCTGTAATActgaaaagcaaaagcagaaaaatacaaagttatttaaattagtta includes the following:
- the trmt9b gene encoding probable tRNA methyltransferase 9B; translated protein: MERVPVTLMADRWYKSERKFTSSDPIIEALLVDHCTAVYPFNYSLRHDDTVRPLHEAAWMKMMEEAASQLERDHVHSIYDKIAPYFNDSRYKAWPKVQQFLLDLQPGSIVADIGCGNGKYLHINKEVFKLGCDVCRPLVDFAWSQGHEVQMCDGLHLPYRDGCFDAVLSIAVIHHLSTKERRIRAIKEMARTLQVGGRIMIYVWAMEQKRRKFEKQDIFVPWNPNPHSPTDREPAKPRRRATAQSMSEAIDNTDKHRKVRSTSSVADEEDLTCTTPQQSTQRLWFFSRSLDSVFDFGSLSISRSSSRDLNTLSSPTGENERNKSSQWGRGRGLIKQVSSFFSPPSVIGSEEDVFDSVTNMHKGQNARGSNNDTEHQSVSVSLAQECGSLALPDLVPFQKEHLKQSSDESEGGLRVKQQQESTKSPQVSEGRVEGPCLRYYHVFREGELAELIEKHVEELHVKHTYFDHANWCVVAEKVQLWKI
- the hdac12 gene encoding uncharacterized protein SYNPCC7002_A1628 — encoded protein: MYILTSVREMTCIKLIFSRRPRLKVGRLLGAALTSRRCLHDEQVTRESSALPIIHHSKYVCDLPLNHRFPMGKFPRVLHFLIKDQVITEKQVWVPEIASKELLSCVHTEEYLNNFINGKINEQEQRRTGFPWSEGIVRRCRYETGGTVLAAEVALQRGLACSTAGGTHHAFPSFGSGFCLLNDLAVAAKYLMGISSHKRKILIVDLDVHQGDGTAFIFKEEPSVFTFSVHCGKNFPLRKQQSDLDISVEDGMEDKEYLSTVETHLPLLLETFRPDLVLYDAGVDPHWEDELGRLRLTDQGLYQRDLYVMKTVVSRGVPIAAVIGGGYSRDIDRLALRHSILHRAATQVWRDCGM